The Lycium ferocissimum isolate CSIRO_LF1 chromosome 10, AGI_CSIRO_Lferr_CH_V1, whole genome shotgun sequence genome window below encodes:
- the LOC132033269 gene encoding protein BRASSINAZOLE-RESISTANT 1-like, which translates to MMWESPESSSAAAGGGGSGGGAVASGGAGRRKPSWRERENNRRRERRRRAIAAKIYSGLRAQGNYNLPKHCDNNEVLKALCAEAGWIVEPDGTTYRKGCRPTPMEIGGTSANITPSSSRHPSPPSSYFASPIPSYQPSPTSSSFPSPSRGDANLPPHPFAFLHNSIPSSLPPLRISNSAPVTPPLSSPTRHPKQTFNLETLARESMSALNIPFFAASAPTSPTRGQRFTPATIPECDESDTSTIDSGQWMSFQKYGANGVPMSPTFNLIKPPAQRIPSNDMIIDKGKSIEFDFENVSVKAAWEGEKIHEVGLDDLELTLGHGSGRM; encoded by the exons atgatgTGGGAGTCGCCGGAAAGTTCTTCTGCGGCGGCGGGCGGTGGTGGAAGTGGTGGAGGAGCGGTGGCAAGTGGTGGTGCTGGTAGGAGGAAACCATCatggagagaaagagagaataATAGGAGAAGAGAAAGGAGAAGAAGGGCAATTGCAGCTAAGATTTATAGTGGTTTAAGAGCACAAGGGAATTATAATCTTCCTAAACATTGTGATAATAATGAAGTTCTTAAAGCTCTTTGTGCTGAAGCTGGATGGATTGTTGAGCCTGATGGCACTACTTATCGCAAG GGATGCAGGCCAACTCCAATGGAGATTGGAGGCACTTCAGCCAACATTACTCCAAGTTCTTCACGACATCCAAGTCCCCCATCTTCATACTTTGCTAGCCCAATTCCCTCTTACCAACCCAGTCCAACATCCTCGTCTTTCCCTAGTCCATCACGTGGCGATGCCAACTTGCCCCCTCACCCGTTTGCATTTCTCCATAATTCCATTCCTTCGTCGCTACCACCTTTACGAATATCGAACAGTGCCCCTGTAACGCCACCTCTTTCATCACCAACTAGACACCCTAAGCAAACATTTAATCTTGAGACTCTGGCCAGAGAATCGATGTCTGCTTTGAATATCCCTTTCTTTGCTGCTTCAGCCCCAACTAGTCCAACTCGAGGTCAGCGATTCACTCCTGCCACTATACCGGAATGCGATGAATCTGATACGTCCACTATTGATTCTGGCCAGTGGATGAGCTTTCAAAAGTATGGAGCCAATGGGGTCCCAATGTCTCCGACTTTTAATCTTATTAAACCTCCAGCTCAGAGAATTCCTTCAAATGATATGATCATCGACAAGGGTAAGAGTATAGAGTTTGACTTTGAGAATGTATCAGTGAAGGCTGCATGGGAAGGAGAAAAGATTCACGAGGTTGGTTTAGATGATTTGGAGCTCACACTCGGACATGGGAGTGGTCGGATGtga
- the LOC132033271 gene encoding NEDD8-conjugating enzyme Ubc12, whose translation MIRLFKVKEKQREEAENANGKPPVKKQSAGELRLHKDISELNLPKTCSISFPNGKDDLMNFEVTIRPDEGYYMGGTFTFSFSISPIYPHEAPKVKCKTKVYHPNIDLEGNVCLNILREDWKPVLNINTIIYGLYHLFTEPNHEDPLNHEAAAVLRDNPKLFESNVRRAMHGGYVGQTFFTRCM comes from the exons ATGATCAGGTTgtttaaagtaaaagaaaagcaGAGAGAAGAAGCTGAGAATGCAAATGGAAAGCCACCAGTCAAGAAACAAAGTGCAGGAGAGTTGCGTCTTCATAAAG ATATAAGTGAGCTAAATCTACCCAAAACATGTAGCATATCATTTCCCAATGGAAAAGATGACCTCATGAACTTTGAAGTCACCATTCGGCCTGACGAAGGATATTATAT GGGTGGCACATTCACGTTCTCTTTCAGTATATCTCCAATATATCCTCATGAGGCCCCAAAGGTTAAGTGCAAGACAAAG gtTTACCACCCTAATATTGACTTGGAAGGAAATGTGTGTCTCAACATTCTTCGAGAAGACTGGAAACCTGTGCTCAACATTAACACCATTATCTATGGCTTATATCATCTGTTCACg GAGCCGAATCATGAGGATCCCCTCAATCACGAAGCAGCTGCTGTGTTGAGAGACAACCCGAAGTTGTTCGAGTCCAATGTCAGAAGGGCAATGCATGGAGGCTATGTTGGGCAAACGTTCTTTACCCGTTGCATGTGA
- the LOC132033270 gene encoding cysteine-tryptophan domain-containing zinc finger protein 5-like isoform X3, which translates to MSKLFRVKEEQREQAENANGKPPVKKQSAGVNSDVASATPMKDPSAVGIQSSKELTSGAEPPVDIQEDWVACDKCQKWRLLPYGTEIEQLPNRWLCSMLNWLPGMNHCNISEEETTRALHQLNSLQVDSDVACATPMKDPSAVGIQSAKELTSGAKPPVAPVSIIEEDWIACDICQQWRLLPYGTEIKQLPERWLCSMSNWLPGMNHCDISEDETTRAMHVLNSLRKNAATSGAGVISADRHAYRRKEETLVIN; encoded by the exons ATGAGTAAGTTGTTTAGAGTAAAAGAAGAGCAGAGAGAACAAGCTGAGAATGCAAATGGAAAGCCACCAGTCAAGAAACAAAGTGCAGGAG TTAATAGTGATGTGGCATCTGCGACCCCGATGAAGGATCCTTCAGCCGTGGGTATACAGAGTTCGAAGGAGCTGACATCTGGAGCTGAGCCACCAGTCGATATCCAAGAAGATTGGGTTGCCTGTGATAAATGTCAGAAGTGGCGTCTTCTTCCATATGGTACAGAAATCGAGCAACTGCCTAACAGGTGGCTGTGCAGTATGTTAAACTGGCT tcctGGAATGAACCATTGTAACATTAGCGAGGAGGAAACGACAAGAGCTCTGCATCAACTAAATAGCCTTCAAG TTGATAGTGATGTGGCATGTGCGACCCCTATGAAGGATCCTTCGGCCGTGGGTATACAGAGTGCGAAGGAGCTGACATCTGGAGCTAAGCCACCAGTCGCACCTGTCAGTATAATCGAAGAGGATTGGATTGCCTGTGATATATGTCAGCAGTGGCGTCTTCTTCCATATGGTACAGAAATCAAGCAACTGCCTGAGAGGTGGCTTTGCAGTATGTCAAACTGGCT GCCTGGAATGAACCATTGTGACATTAGTGAGGATGAGACGACAAGAGCTATGCATGTCCTAAATAGCCTTCGCAAAAATGCTGCTACAAGTGGGGCTGGAGTAATTTCAGCTGATAGGCATGCCTACCGGAGGAAAGAAGAAACATTAGTTATTAATTAA
- the LOC132033270 gene encoding B3 domain-containing protein Os07g0563300-like isoform X1 yields the protein MSKLFRVKEEQREQAENANGKPPVKKQSAGVNSDVASATPMKDPSAVGIQSSKELTSGAEPPVDIQEDWVACDKCQKWRLLPYGTEIEQLPNRWLCSMLNWLPGMNHCNISEEETTRALHQLNSLQGTMDKLSKVKEKQREQVENANRKPPVKKESAGELRLHKVDSDVACATPMKDPSAVGIQSAKELTSGAKPPVAPVSIIEEDWIACDICQQWRLLPYGTEIKQLPERWLCSMSNWLPGMNHCDISEDETTRAMHVLNSLRKNAATSGAGVISADRHAYRRKEETLVIN from the exons ATGAGTAAGTTGTTTAGAGTAAAAGAAGAGCAGAGAGAACAAGCTGAGAATGCAAATGGAAAGCCACCAGTCAAGAAACAAAGTGCAGGAG TTAATAGTGATGTGGCATCTGCGACCCCGATGAAGGATCCTTCAGCCGTGGGTATACAGAGTTCGAAGGAGCTGACATCTGGAGCTGAGCCACCAGTCGATATCCAAGAAGATTGGGTTGCCTGTGATAAATGTCAGAAGTGGCGTCTTCTTCCATATGGTACAGAAATCGAGCAACTGCCTAACAGGTGGCTGTGCAGTATGTTAAACTGGCT tcctGGAATGAACCATTGTAACATTAGCGAGGAGGAAACGACAAGAGCTCTGCATCAACTAAATAGCCTTCAAG GGACCATGGATAAGTTGtctaaagtaaaagaaaagcaGAGAGAACAAGTTGAGAATGCAAATAGAAAGCCACCAGTCAAGAAAGAAAGTGCAGGAGAGTTGCGTCTTCATAAAG TTGATAGTGATGTGGCATGTGCGACCCCTATGAAGGATCCTTCGGCCGTGGGTATACAGAGTGCGAAGGAGCTGACATCTGGAGCTAAGCCACCAGTCGCACCTGTCAGTATAATCGAAGAGGATTGGATTGCCTGTGATATATGTCAGCAGTGGCGTCTTCTTCCATATGGTACAGAAATCAAGCAACTGCCTGAGAGGTGGCTTTGCAGTATGTCAAACTGGCT GCCTGGAATGAACCATTGTGACATTAGTGAGGATGAGACGACAAGAGCTATGCATGTCCTAAATAGCCTTCGCAAAAATGCTGCTACAAGTGGGGCTGGAGTAATTTCAGCTGATAGGCATGCCTACCGGAGGAAAGAAGAAACATTAGTTATTAATTAA
- the LOC132033270 gene encoding uncharacterized protein LOC132033270 isoform X2, translating into MQMESHQSRNKVQEDPSAVGIQSSKELTSGAEPPVDIQEDWVACDKCQKWRLLPYGTEIEQLPNRWLCSMLNWLPGMNHCNISEEETTRALHQLNSLQGTMDKLSKVKEKQREQVENANRKPPVKKESAGELRLHKVDSDVACATPMKDPSAVGIQSAKELTSGAKPPVAPVSIIEEDWIACDICQQWRLLPYGTEIKQLPERWLCSMSNWLPGMNHCDISEDETTRAMHVLNSLRKNAATSGAGVISADRHAYRRKEETLVIN; encoded by the exons ATGCAAATGGAAAGCCACCAGTCAAGAAACAAAGTGCAGGAG GATCCTTCAGCCGTGGGTATACAGAGTTCGAAGGAGCTGACATCTGGAGCTGAGCCACCAGTCGATATCCAAGAAGATTGGGTTGCCTGTGATAAATGTCAGAAGTGGCGTCTTCTTCCATATGGTACAGAAATCGAGCAACTGCCTAACAGGTGGCTGTGCAGTATGTTAAACTGGCT tcctGGAATGAACCATTGTAACATTAGCGAGGAGGAAACGACAAGAGCTCTGCATCAACTAAATAGCCTTCAAG GGACCATGGATAAGTTGtctaaagtaaaagaaaagcaGAGAGAACAAGTTGAGAATGCAAATAGAAAGCCACCAGTCAAGAAAGAAAGTGCAGGAGAGTTGCGTCTTCATAAAG TTGATAGTGATGTGGCATGTGCGACCCCTATGAAGGATCCTTCGGCCGTGGGTATACAGAGTGCGAAGGAGCTGACATCTGGAGCTAAGCCACCAGTCGCACCTGTCAGTATAATCGAAGAGGATTGGATTGCCTGTGATATATGTCAGCAGTGGCGTCTTCTTCCATATGGTACAGAAATCAAGCAACTGCCTGAGAGGTGGCTTTGCAGTATGTCAAACTGGCT GCCTGGAATGAACCATTGTGACATTAGTGAGGATGAGACGACAAGAGCTATGCATGTCCTAAATAGCCTTCGCAAAAATGCTGCTACAAGTGGGGCTGGAGTAATTTCAGCTGATAGGCATGCCTACCGGAGGAAAGAAGAAACATTAGTTATTAATTAA
- the LOC132033270 gene encoding uncharacterized protein LOC132033270 isoform X4: MKDPSAVGIQSSKELTSGAEPPVDIQEDWVACDKCQKWRLLPYGTEIEQLPNRWLCSMLNWLPGMNHCNISEEETTRALHQLNSLQGTMDKLSKVKEKQREQVENANRKPPVKKESAGELRLHKVDSDVACATPMKDPSAVGIQSAKELTSGAKPPVAPVSIIEEDWIACDICQQWRLLPYGTEIKQLPERWLCSMSNWLPGMNHCDISEDETTRAMHVLNSLRKNAATSGAGVISADRHAYRRKEETLVIN, translated from the exons ATGAAGGATCCTTCAGCCGTGGGTATACAGAGTTCGAAGGAGCTGACATCTGGAGCTGAGCCACCAGTCGATATCCAAGAAGATTGGGTTGCCTGTGATAAATGTCAGAAGTGGCGTCTTCTTCCATATGGTACAGAAATCGAGCAACTGCCTAACAGGTGGCTGTGCAGTATGTTAAACTGGCT tcctGGAATGAACCATTGTAACATTAGCGAGGAGGAAACGACAAGAGCTCTGCATCAACTAAATAGCCTTCAAG GGACCATGGATAAGTTGtctaaagtaaaagaaaagcaGAGAGAACAAGTTGAGAATGCAAATAGAAAGCCACCAGTCAAGAAAGAAAGTGCAGGAGAGTTGCGTCTTCATAAAG TTGATAGTGATGTGGCATGTGCGACCCCTATGAAGGATCCTTCGGCCGTGGGTATACAGAGTGCGAAGGAGCTGACATCTGGAGCTAAGCCACCAGTCGCACCTGTCAGTATAATCGAAGAGGATTGGATTGCCTGTGATATATGTCAGCAGTGGCGTCTTCTTCCATATGGTACAGAAATCAAGCAACTGCCTGAGAGGTGGCTTTGCAGTATGTCAAACTGGCT GCCTGGAATGAACCATTGTGACATTAGTGAGGATGAGACGACAAGAGCTATGCATGTCCTAAATAGCCTTCGCAAAAATGCTGCTACAAGTGGGGCTGGAGTAATTTCAGCTGATAGGCATGCCTACCGGAGGAAAGAAGAAACATTAGTTATTAATTAA
- the LOC132033272 gene encoding geranylgeranyl pyrophosphate synthase, chloroplastic-like has product MRSMNLVDSWAQACLVFNQTLPYKSFNNGFMKIPLKNPKIKPQTRSISISAIATKEDEKVVTEQFNFKLYVAEKAILVNKALDEAIIIKDPPVIHESMRYSLLAGGKRVRPMLCLAAAELVGGDQSSAVPAACAVEMIHTMSLIHDDLPCMDNDDLRRGKPTNHKVYGEDVAVLAGDSLLAFAFEYIATATTGVSPARIVAAVGELAKSIGSEGLVAGQVADIACTGNPNVGLDTLEFIHIHKTAALLEASVVLGAILGGGNEDDVDKLRRFARCIGLLFQVVDDILDVTKSSEELGKTAGKDLAVDKTTYPKLMGLEKAKEFAAELNREAKEQLVEFDPRKAAPLIALADYIAYREN; this is encoded by the exons atgagatctATGAATCTTGTTGATTCATGGGCTCAAGCTTGTTTAGTTTTCAATCAAACCTTACCTTATAAATCCTTCAATAATGGATTCATGAAAATCCCTctcaaaaatcccaaaatcaaaCCCCAAACAAGATCCATAAGCATTTCAGCTATAGCTACcaaagaagatgaaaaagttGTTACCGAGCAGTTCAATTTCAAACTCTACGTAGCAGAAAAGGCTATTCTTGTAAACAAAGCATTAGATGAGGCTATTATAATAAAAGACCCACCTGTTATCCACGAATCAATGCGTTACTCCCTTCTCGCCGGCGGTAAACGTGTCCGGCCAATGCTTTGCCTCGCCGCGGCAGAACTCGTCGGCGGCGACCAAAGCTCCGCCGTGCCGGCAGCTTGCGCCGTCGAGATGATACATACGATGTCGTTAATTCATGATGATTTGCCGTGTATGGATAATGATGATCTACGGCGTGGAAAACCGACGAATCATAAAGTGTACGGTGAGGATGTGGCGGTGCTTGCTGGAGATTCGTTACTTGCGTTTGCGTTTGAGTATATTGCTACGGCGACGACGGGAGTTTCGCCGGCAAGGATAGTTGCTGCCGTTGGTGAATTGGCGAAATCTATTGGAAGTGAAGGGTTAGTAGCTGGACAAGTGGCGGATATAGCTTGTACAG GTAACCCTAATGTAGGATTAGACACGCTTGAATTCATCCACATACACAAAACAGCAGCATTACTAGAAGCTTCAGTAGTACTAGGAGCAATCCTAGGTGGCGGTAACGAAGATGACGTGGACAAGTTAAGGAGATTTGCTAGATGTATTGGACTATTATTTCAAGTAGTTGATGATATACTTGACGTTACAAAGTCATCTGAAGAGCTAGGAAAAACTGCTGGAAAAGATTTGGCAGTGGATAAAACGACGTATCCGAAACTTATGGGATTAGAAAAGGCTAAGGAATTTGCGGCAGAGCTTAACAGGGAAGCTAAAGAACAGTTGGTTGAATTTGATCCACGTAAAGCTGCTCCTTTGATTGCTTTGGCTGATTATATTGCTTATCgtgaaaattag